Proteins encoded within one genomic window of Paramisgurnus dabryanus chromosome 13, PD_genome_1.1, whole genome shotgun sequence:
- the LOC141279943 gene encoding LOW QUALITY PROTEIN: uncharacterized protein (The sequence of the model RefSeq protein was modified relative to this genomic sequence to represent the inferred CDS: inserted 1 base in 1 codon) — protein MFCKCTGFLFIKMPRPKKRSAIAKRLYAEQCVTEAAPLPLKTSQAEAAQLPLKISRAEVSPLPRKTKVDLSGIAGKCHCAKPQQVPLRPAIKRVEAAPLPLKTSVAEVLPLPRKKMVGLPDAGKLWKTMENKGKTMENQCKTKSINHPNPMNSESNCEISKNVHEIALKALPASVEFPQKPVLKGSFHQGDARFGDSRNRQCGAVSLTAVLTSKMKNVLTWSTRDLDDVLVAGTQLYETLRNQGNINDREAMGRHYIAVHELPRRHVLGNTVFYIEYTDSLTGLVNVDVYDEAVSSVVMSLDVALQQTLLSADAFLLTISANTCAVIKQGSWYAFVDSHAVKTETSYIAYHSSIQSLYNYINEIAMSFGVNEPLFEITGVMVHTDADDSQLLEADNSSLPCSSGKVLYSEIVKRTPKHKIKTMFVLEHVTMEHQMRWGVSHVCEKERESKLDSAKAKYHQDAFYRESRLDSAKAKYCHDVVYRVSKLKNLYDAYHKNVDARMVKCKRSKKKYLQNLAFKERVCEYSKKKYLQNLAFKARVREYSRKKYLQTKKEQKLIDSIIAHFRQEVSRGPEFVCSVCHRLLFRKQVKECKTECYEKKGEQIAALAKRCITLRYLHVCDERCSGNSNVSPAECKLWICPTCHRKILYGQLPAESVANNMHLVDIPYQLKCLNSLEQHLVARNIPFLKLLCLPRXNECDDMMVRIKLKRKLTYKGHYEYKYVHTDRVRNALKYLIRCNRWYKDVEINEWWVNSLDEPPENVVCDEMQEQNVEAENGDGQNYPEEETEEDLTYIKEQCGLLSDTSLQPVDVGSEIIDQHFQDVLNVAPAEDKSPVKLLSDKTNEAKCFPVLFPTGGPTFHDDREVKITLSRYLNVRILNADGRFAENTDFIFYAQYLSELDQIVSNVSIALRKGSDNSLLQAVTSDVLTNPESLTKLLNYDEGYKFLRPVRGTPPYWQSTQKDIFALIRQLGIPPFFASFSSADLRWPEMIKTILIQEGKNLNIDELDWSEKCGLIRRNPVTAARMFDHRWHYFLKDVIMSPAQPIGKVIDYFYRVEFQQRGSPHVHFLFWVENAPKLNEDNEDNDALVAAFVDRYITCEMPSEDDTELYETVNSVQKHSVRHSKTCRKKNTVCRFNFPRPPSGRTFISRAYLGQCNDENETASAVLKKIKSALTDFDVNFVSTDALFQSIGIDQAVFEKAYKKCSKKKSVVLKRNPNDVWVNQYNKHLIRAWQGNMDIQYVTDAYSVVVYIISYITKAEQEMGLLLQRAQNEAMDGNHEARSALKRLGSIYLHNREISAQEAVYRLTGMHLKKCSRKVQFIPIGTDPVKLSLPLHRDVHKSLSSSPTEQSGEKSTIWMKSLVDRYKSRPKTQNFDVMCIASFCSEYRILSQSELSSQKSSKDKVIKLNNNCGYMIRRSRTKPAVVRYPRFSPTKDPEKYHHSLLQLFLPHYEDWQLKPDNFNTYEDFYNHGAVKCGSSLASVKCTVDANLAIFEKESDKINRAQQLLEQGVDLEDAWALLCPVTEKEHDECLNLKKQREMPDEDDSGTLIPDLAANAQTAFTIDTSNATMSRDEALSLLRFLNAEQSAIFHKVRKWCLQKVYGENSEPFFLFVTGGAGTGKSHLIKAIYYESCRLLSQLSDNPDDRTVILCASTGVAAYNIGAATIHNTFSIGVNVKLPYQPLSDDKINSLRSKMACLQILIIDEISMVDHHLLSYVHGRLRQIKQTGDYSVFGKVSIIAVGDFYQLPPVKGTPLYADAKGVNLWDNIFKIAELTNVVRQKDVSFAEMLNRLRVRKKNESLSLSDINVLKQCETGEVCTDIHIFPTNSKVDEYNMLMFHECCPDVISIRARDFVRNPKTGRMEPKVGMHTKVFNSCLSTFVSLGVGARVMLKKNVDVSDGLVNGAFGTVVHISESQKHDDDDDNDFPSAIHVVFDDPNVGKVQRSNQQPRFSKNATVIEAQEDHVTNDGGIRRQFPLKLAWACTVHKVQGLTVDKAVVSLDKIFPPGQAYVALSRVRTIDGLIIQNFKESAIYCNDKIEQAMKNMVKFSLENNGFRNTPDIFRIALHNVQSLQAHIQDVRAHRQLLNADCISLTETWLKAEDKEDEVQIPGFNFKHNPRANCYDNSSLLFSNLKHQRGGGVGIYCCQNVVSNVIIPEPCNLECLYLTIPHVNLNVALLYRPNSYPINMFRLNVSRVIAELEKHPGTKLIMGDFNEDIITSYTIRMLMEFNGYSQHVQHPTTEKRTLIDHVYAKDVQNISVEISSTYYSYHEAVLVTVWLDYLTLGTANKAYSSNLNTAHCELSSSSSDPLRDPGMHVSIISGLEEVDVTMTIQINPQFQIMASLNIKAFFASCRLDYLTLGTANKAYSSNLNTAHCELSSSSSDPLRDPGMHVSIISGLEEVDVTMTIQINPQSQDAVVSPAVEVLSYSCQADTMIIVTEGEICRECWLDYLTLGTANKAYSSNLNTAHCELSSSSSDPPPQRSWYLSLTILASSMQPFQGTVNNTKMTRFAGMHVSTISGLEEVDVTMTIQINPQFQV, from the exons ATGTTCTGCAAGTGCACTGGGTTCCTGTTTATTAAG ATGCCACGGCCAAAGAAGAGGTCTGCAATAGCGAAGAGGCTATATGCCGAACAATGTGTGACAGAGGCTGCACCGCTTCCTCTTAAAACAAGTCAAGCAGAGGCTGCACAGCTCCCTCTTAAAATAAGTAGAGCCGAGGTATCGCCACTTCCTCGTAAAACTAAGGTAGACTTGTCAGGAATTGCTGGCAAGTGCCATTGTGCAAAACCCCAGCAGGTTCCACTCCGTCCTGCAATAAAACGGGTAGAGGCTGCACCGCTCCCTCTTAAAACAAGTGTAGCCGAGGTTTTGCCGCTTCCTCGTAAAAAAATGGTAGGTTTGCCTGATGCAGGCAAGCTGTGGAAAACTATGGAAAACAAAGGTAAAACTATGGAAAACCAATGCAAAACCAAATCAATAAACCATCCAAACCCAATGAACTCTGAATCAAACTGTGAAATTTCCAAAAATGTACATGAAATTGCTTTGAAAGCTTTACCTGCAAGTGTTGAATTTCCACAGAAACCAGTGCTAAAAGGTTCCTTTCATCAAGGTGATGCCCGTTTTGGAGATTCACGCAACAGACAGTGTGGTGCTGTCAGTCTAACAGCAGTGTTGACAAGCAAGATGAAGAATGTGCTGACCTGGTCAACACGAGATCTTGATGATGTTTTGGTGGCAGGAACACAGCTTTATGAAACTTTACGAAACCAGGGTAACATAAATGACCGGGAAGCCATGGGTAGGCATTACATTGCAGTCCATGAATTACCAAGGAGACATGTGCTGGGTAATACAGTCTTTTACATTGAGTACACAGATTCTCTGACCGGATTGGTAAATGTTGATGTTTACGATGAAGCAGTTAGCAGTGTGGTTATGTCACTTGATGTAGCTCTTCAGCAAACTCTACTGAGTGCTGATGCTTTTCTTTTGACTATATCTGCCAACACGTGTGCGGTCATTAAGCAGGGATCATGGTATGCTTTTGTTGATTCTCATGCTGTCAAAACAGAGACAAGTTACATTGCTTATCACAGCAGTATACAATCCTTGTACAACTACATTAACGAGATTGCAATGTCATTTGGTGTAAATGAGCCACTATTTGAGATAACTGGAGTTATGGTTCATACAGATGCTGATGACTCTCAGTTGCTGGAAGCAGATAACAGCAGTCTTCCATGTTCTTCCGGTAAGGTCCTTTACAGTGAAATTGTAAAGCGCACACCCAAG CACAAGATCAAGACTATGTTTGTGCTGGAGCATGTGACAATGGAACATCAAATGAGATGGGGAGTAAGCCATGTTTGCGAAAAAGAAAG GGAAAGTAAACTTGACTCTGCCAAAGCAAAATACCATCAAGATGCGTTTTACAGGGAAAGTAGACTTGACTCTGCCAAAGCAAAATACTGTCATGACGTTGTTTACAGGGTGAGTAAACTTAAAAATCTTTATGATGCATATCACAAAAATGTTGATGCTCGTATGGTTAAATGTAAACGCTCCAAGAAGAAATACCTTCAAAACCTGGCGTTTAAGGAAAGGGTATGTGAGTATTCCAAGAAAAAATACCTTCAAAACCTGGCCTTTAAGGCAAGAGTACGTGAGTATTCCAGAAAGAAATACCTTCAAACAAAGAAAGAACAAAAACTAATTGATTCTATTATTGCTCATTTTCGCCAGGAAGTAAGTAGAGGTCCAGAGTTTGTGTGCAGTGTCTGTCACCGTTTACTTTTCAGAAAGCAAGTAAAAGAATGCAAAACTGAATGCTATGAAAAGAAAGGAGAACAAATTGCTGCTTTGGCCAAAAGATGCATCACACTGAGGTATCTTCATGTTTGTGATGAGAGATGTTCTGGTAATTCTAATGTTTCTCCTGCAGAGTGCAAACTGTGGATCTGTCCAACATGTCATCGAAAAATCCTGTATGGACAATTGCCTGCGGAAAGTGTTGCTAACAACATGCATTTGGTGGATATTCCATATCAGCTGAAATGTCTTAATTCATTAGAACAACATCTTGTTGCTCGTAACATTCCTTTTTTGAAATTGCTTTGTCTCCCCC ACAATGAATGTGATGACATGATGGTAAGGATCAAACTGAAGCGCAAGTTAACATACAAAGGGCATTACGAGTATAAGTATGTGCACACTGATCGTGTTAGAAATGCTTTGAAATATTTAATCAGGTGCAATAGGTGGTACAAAGATGTTGAGATTAATGAATGGTGGGTCAACTCTTTGGATGAACCGCCAGAGAATGTTGTTTGTGATGAAATGCAGGAACAAAATGTTGAAGCTGAAAATGGTGATGGGCAAAATTATCCTGAAGAAGAAACTGAGGAAGACTTGACCTATATCAAAGAGCAATGTGGTCTTTTGTCTGACACGTCATTACAACCTGTTGATGTTGGTTCTGAAATAATTGATCAGCATTTTCAGGATGTATTAAATGTTGCGCCAGCTGAAGATAAGAGTCCTGTTAAATTGCTATCTGATAAAACAAATGAAGCTAAATGTTTTCCTGTTCTTTTTCCAACTGGTGGCCCAACATTCCATGATGACAGGGAAGTAAAAATCACACTGTCCCGATACCTAAATGTGAGAATTCTGAATGCAGATGGGCGTTTTGCAGAAAACACAGACTTTATATTTTATGCACAGTATTTGTCAGAATTGGATCAAATTGTGTCTAACGTTTCTATTGCTTTAAGAAAAGGTTCAGACAACAGTTTGTTACAAGCAGTTACATCAGATGTGCTCACTAACCCGGAATCGTTAACCAAGTTGCTGAATTACGATGAAGGCTACAAGTTTTTAAGGCCAGTCCGTGGAACACCGCCATATTGGCAAAGCACTCAGAAAGATATTTTTGCTCTCATCAGACAACTAGGTATTCCACCTTTCTTTGCATCATTTAGCTCAGCAGATCTAAGGTGGCCTGAAATGATCAAAACCATTCTTATTCAAGAAGGTAAGAATTTAAATATTGATGAGCTTGATTGGTCTGAAAAATGTGGGCTGATTAGAAGAAATCCCGTCACTGCTGCAAGAATGTTTGACCATAGGTGGCATTATTTTTTGAAAGATGTAATTATGTCTCCTGCTCAACCTATTGGAAAGGTAATTGATTACTTTTACCGTGTGGAATTTCAGCAGCGTGGATCTCCTCATGTTCATTTTCTGTTTTGGGTAGAAAATGCTCCAAAGTTAAATGAAGACAATGAAGACAATGATGCTTTGGTTGCTGCATTTGTAGATCGTTACATCACTTGTGAGATGCCGAGTGAGGATGATACTGAATTGTATGAGACAGTCAACAGTGTTCAGAAGCATAGTGTCAGACATTCTAAGACATGTCGTAAGAAAAACACAGTTTGTAGGTTTAATTTTCCACGACCACCATCTGGTCGCACATTTATATCAAGAGCCTATTTGGGGCAATGCAATGATGAAAATGAGACTGCAAGTGCAGTTTtgaagaaaattaaaagtgccTTAACAGATTTTGATGTCAATTTTGTTTCAACAGATGCATTATTTCAATCAATTGGGATTGATCAGGCTGTGTTTGAGAAGGCTTACAAGAAATGTTCAAAGAAGAAAAGTGTTGTATTGAAACGAAATCCAAATGATGTTTGGGTGAACCAGTATAATAAACATCTTATACGTGCATGGCAAGGCAACATGGATATCCAGTATGTCACTGATGCTTACTCTGTAGTGGTTTATATTATTAGTTATATCACAAAAGCAGAGCAAGAAATGGGGCTGTTGCTGCAACGTGCACAGAATGAAGCGATGGATGGAAATCATGAAGCAAGATCAGCTTTGAAAAGGTTGGGAAGTATATATTTACACAACAGGGAAATCTCTGCTCAAGAGGCGGTGTATCGACTAACTGGTATGCACTTGAAAAAATGTTCTCGCAAAGTCCAGTTTATTCCAATTGGCACAGACCCTGTGAAATTGAGTTTACCTCTGCACAGAGATGTtcacaagtctctgagctcgagtccga CTGAGCAGTCAGGTGAGAAAAGCACTATTTGGATGAAGAGTCTCGTTGACAGGTACAAGAGTAGAcccaaaacacaaaattttgatgTTATGTGTATTGCAAGTTTTTGTTCAGAATACAGGATATTGTCACAATCTGAGCTTTCTTCACAAAAGTCCTCCAAAGACAAAGTGATCAAGCTTAACAACAACTGTGGCTATATGATACGAAGAAGTCGAACCAAGCCAGCAGTGGTCAGGTATCCGAGATTTTCACCAACAAAGGATCCAGAGAAGTACCACCATTCATTGTTACAACTTTTTTTACCACATTATGAAGATTGGCAGCTGAAACCAGATAATTTTAACACTTATGAAGATTTCTACAACCATGGTGCTGTAAAATGTGGAAGTAGTCTAGCAAGTGTCAAATGTACTGTTGATGCAAATCTAGCAATTTTTGAAAAGGAAAGTGATAAAATAAATAGAGCTCAACAGCTTTTAGAGCAAGGTGTTGATTTAGAAGATGCTTGGGCTCTACTGTGCCCTGTAACTGAGAAAGAACATGATGAATGTTTAAATCTAAAGAAGCAACGAGAAATGCCAGATGAAGATGATTCTGGCACACTTATTCCAGATCTTGCAGCAAATGCTCAAACTGCATTCACAATTGATACTAGTAATGCTACAATGTCTAGAGATGAAGCATTGAGTTTACTAAGATTTTTAAACGCTGAACAATCTGCAATATTTCACAAAGTCCGCAAATGGTGTCTACAGAAAGTATATGGTGAAAATTCTGAACCATTTTTCTTGTTTGTTACAGGTGGAGCAGGCACAGGAAAAAGTCATTTAATCAAAGCAATTTACTATGAATCTTGTAGGCTCTTATCTCAGCTATCTGATAACCCTGATGATAGAACTGTGATTTTATGTGCCTCAACAGGTGTAGCTGCTTACAACATTGGTGCCGCAACCATCCACAACACCTTTTCTATTGGTGTTAATGTCAAATTGCCATATCAACCTTTAAGTGATGACAAAATCAATTCTCTGCGTTCCAAAATGGCTTGTTTGCAAATCTTGATCATTGATGAGATATCCATGGTTGACCATCACCTTTTGTCTTATGTTCATGGCAGGTTGCGACAAATCAAGCAAACTGGTGACTACTCTGTATTTGGAAAAGTAAGCATTATTGCTGTAGGAGATTTCTATCAGCTTCCACCTGTCAAAGGTACTCCCCTCTATGCCGATGCAAAAGGAGTGAATCTTTGGGATAACATCTTTAAAATTGCTGAATTAACAAATGTCGTTAGGCAAAAAGATGTATCTTTTGCAGAAATGTTAAATCGTCTGAGAGTTCGTAAAAAGAATGAATCTCTGAGTCTAAGTGACATTAACGTGCTGAAGCAATGTGAAACTGGTGAGGTATGTACTGATATTCACATATTTCCTACAAATTCTAAAGTTGATGAATATAACATGCTCATGTTTCATGAGTGTTGTCCAGATGTGATCAGTATTCGAGCTCGAGATTTTGTGAGGAATCCTAAAACTGGACGAATGGAACCCAAGGTTGGAATGCATACAAAAGTTTTCAACTCTTGTTTATCTACGTTTGTTTCCTTGGGTGTTGGAGCAAGAGTAATGTTAAAGAAAAACGTGGATGTTTCTGATGGCCTTGTTAATGGAGCATTTGGCACTGTTGTCCACATAAGTGAAAGTCAGAAACATGATGATGACGATGACAATGATTTCCCCTCAGCCATTCACGTAGTCTTTGATGATCCAAATGTTGGTAAAGTTCAGCGATCAAACCAACAGCCGAGATTTTCCAAAAACGCAACTGTAATTGAAGCACAAGAAGATCATGTCACAAATGATGGTGGCATAAGACGTCAGTTTCCACTGAAATTGGCATGGGCGTGCACTGTTCACAAAGTGCAAGGGCTTACAGTAGATAAAGCTGTTGTATCGCTTGATAAGATCTTTCCTCCAGGACAAGCATATGTTGCATTGAGTCGTGTGAGAACCATCGATGGATTGATCATTCAAAACTTCAAGGAGTCTGCCATATATTGCAATGATAAAATTGAGCAAGCAATGAAAAATATGGTCAAATTTTCTTTAGAGAACAATGGTTTCAGAAATACACCGGATATATTTAGAATTGCTCTTCATAATGTGCAAAGTCTTCAAGCTCACATTCAAGATGTTCGAGCTCACAGACAGCTTTTGAATGCAGATTGCATTTCTTTAACTGAAACATGGTTAAAAGCTGAAGACAAGGAAGATGAAGTACAGATACCAGGATTTAATTTTAAGCATAATCCAAGAGCTAATTGTTATGATAACAGCAGTCTGCTTTTCAGTAATTTAAAACACCAACGAGGAGGAGGAGTTGGAATATACTGTTGTCAAAATGTGGTTTCTAATGTCATCATTCCAGAACCTTGTAATTTGGAATGTCTCTACTTGACAATTCCACATGTGAATTTAAATGTTGCACTGCTGTACAGGCCTAATTCATATCCAATTAACATGTTTCGACTAAATGTATCACGTGTCATTGCTGAGCTGGAGAAACATCCCGGAACCAAACTAATTATGGGGGACTTCAATGAAGATATCATAACATCATATACTATTAGGATgttgatggaatttaatggatACAGTCAACATGTGCAACATCCAACAACTGAGAAACGTACATTAATAGATCACGTGTATGCTAAAGATGTGCAAAATATTTCAGTTGAAATTAGTTCGACATATTATAGTTATCACGAGGCAGTGCTAGTTACAGTATG GTTAGACTATCTTACACTGGGAACGGCCAACAAAGCCTATTCATCCAACCTCAACACTGCTCACTGTGAACTTTCCAGCTCATCCTCTGACCCCCTCAGAGATCCTG GAATGCATGTCAGCATCATATCTGGTCTTGAAGAAGTTGATGTTACAATGACTATCCAGATCAACCCACAGTTCCAA ATCATGGCCAGCTTGAACATTAAGGCTTTCTTTGCATCTTGTAGGTTAGACTATCTTACACTGGGAACGGCCAACAAAGCCTATTCATCCAACCTCAACACTGCTCACTGTGAACTTTCCAGCTCATCCTCTGACCCCCTCAGAGATCCTG GAATGCATGTCAGCATCATATCTGGTCTTGAAGAAGTTGATGTTACAATGACTATCCAGATCAACCCACA ATCTCAGGACGCGGTTGTGTCACCAGCAGTAGAAGTCCTATCCTACAGCTGTCAAGCAGATACTATGATCATTGTCACAGAAGGGGAAATCTGCAGAGAGTGTTG GTTAGACTATCTTACACTGGGAACGGCCAACAAAGCCTATTCATCCAACCTCAACACTGCTCATTGTGAACTTTCCAGCTCATCCTCTGACCCCCCCCCCCAGAGATCCTGGTATTTGTCCCTAACAATATTAGCCTCTTCCATGCAGCCCTTCCAAGGAACTGTCAATAATACTAAGATGACCCGGTTTGCAGGAATGCATGTCAGCACCATATCTGGTCTTGAAGAGGTTGATGTTACAATGACTATCCAGATCAACCCACAGTTCCAAGTCTGA